One genomic window of Bacillus mycoides includes the following:
- a CDS encoding fumarylacetoacetate hydrolase family protein, with protein sequence MKLVTFTRNGETRIAALENGKLIDLHAAFKAKLTSEGNLRAAQIAEAYIPKDMNGFLQGGTESMNLAKDAIAYALMKNHGDKLVFEEGEVKIEAPVPSPGKIICVGHNYREHILEMKRDLPAFPVIFAKFANTVIGPEDDIPHYPISEQLDYEAEFAFVIGKRARNISEGDALQYVAGYTIANDITYRDIQRRTIQWLQGKTVEGSAPMGPWLITSDELTNPSGLEIVLTVNGETRQRSNTANLVFSVQYLVSFLSGLMTLEPGDVILTGTPGGVGVARNPQVFLKDGDIVRIEVDGVGVLENKVRQTVEVPVL encoded by the coding sequence ATGAAACTTGTTACTTTTACACGTAATGGAGAAACGAGAATTGCTGCTTTAGAAAACGGGAAATTGATTGATTTGCATGCTGCTTTTAAAGCGAAATTGACAAGCGAAGGAAACCTTAGGGCCGCTCAAATTGCAGAGGCGTATATACCAAAGGATATGAATGGATTTTTACAAGGTGGAACGGAAAGTATGAATTTAGCAAAAGATGCGATCGCTTATGCGCTTATGAAAAACCATGGAGATAAATTGGTATTTGAAGAAGGTGAAGTGAAAATAGAAGCTCCAGTACCTTCGCCAGGAAAAATTATATGTGTAGGTCACAATTATCGTGAACACATTTTGGAAATGAAACGCGACTTACCTGCATTTCCAGTCATCTTTGCGAAGTTTGCCAATACAGTAATCGGTCCAGAAGATGATATTCCACATTACCCGATTTCTGAACAACTAGATTACGAAGCTGAATTTGCTTTTGTAATCGGGAAGCGTGCTCGAAATATTTCAGAAGGAGATGCCCTCCAATATGTAGCTGGTTACACAATTGCGAATGATATTACTTATCGTGATATTCAGCGCCGTACGATTCAATGGCTTCAAGGTAAGACAGTTGAAGGAAGTGCTCCAATGGGACCGTGGTTAATTACTTCAGATGAATTAACGAACCCATCTGGCTTGGAAATTGTCTTAACAGTGAATGGAGAGACACGTCAGCGATCTAATACTGCTAATTTAGTATTCTCGGTACAATATCTCGTTTCGTTTTTATCCGGTTTAATGACACTAGAGCCAGGGGATGTCATTTTAACAGGTACGCCAGGTGGGGTAGGTGTTGCACGTAATCCGCAAGTATTTCTTAAAGATGGAGATATCGTTCGTATTGAAGTTGATGGAGTAGGCGTACTTGAAAATAAAGTAAGACAAACAGTAGAGGTGCCAGTACTATG
- a CDS encoding class I adenylate-forming enzyme family protein encodes MKKNRNLLAVYELLESVTSSYGEKEAIYDLTRRITYKQLKNEVDCLATAFKRLGVSKGDRIAVSLPNWSETVVIYFAAAKLGAIIVPFNPKYKSYEIEYILESSAPKLLIASGEFEKNFGFEKVLTMVQKAITVRFPQENLSSYEELMRTETKDIEQVNINVNDDLFCILYTSGTTGTPKGVMVTHRAVVQSAQTIGIELHCTQDDVFIISAPLFHIFGMAINMLCAVAMGGRMILQEKFRPRETLQLIEQEKVTIQKGVPTMFIKELELEDFDKYDLSSLRAGLVGAAPIPAKTVTEIRERMGINLCQSFGITETVSITMTSYGDTKQNITETLGKAIPGVTLKIVDENRVALPPGEVGEIAVKGFGVMKGYYNMPEQTKQVLDNEDWYYSGDLGTLDHQGYLRFVGRKKEMIIRGGLNVYPQEIEAVIMKHPKVIEAAVVGLPDKVLGEVACAVIRLKNGEVSSEEEMKLYLKEKMAIYKLPEKVIFTDEFPVTASGKIQKLKLREQVSSNISPTV; translated from the coding sequence ATGAAAAAGAATAGGAACTTATTAGCGGTGTATGAGCTGTTAGAATCTGTTACTTCATCTTATGGTGAAAAAGAAGCGATATATGATTTAACGAGACGAATTACATACAAACAATTGAAAAATGAAGTAGATTGTTTGGCTACTGCATTTAAGAGACTAGGAGTAAGTAAAGGCGACCGTATCGCCGTATCTCTACCAAACTGGTCTGAAACAGTAGTAATCTATTTTGCGGCAGCAAAATTAGGAGCGATAATCGTTCCTTTTAACCCCAAATATAAATCATATGAAATTGAATATATATTGGAAAGTTCAGCTCCAAAGCTATTAATAGCATCCGGAGAATTCGAAAAGAATTTTGGTTTTGAAAAAGTACTTACTATGGTACAAAAAGCTATTACAGTAAGGTTTCCGCAAGAGAATCTCAGTTCCTATGAGGAGTTAATGCGTACAGAAACAAAGGATATTGAACAAGTAAATATAAATGTGAACGATGATTTGTTTTGTATATTATATACGTCAGGAACGACAGGAACCCCAAAAGGTGTAATGGTTACACACCGTGCCGTTGTACAATCTGCACAAACGATAGGAATAGAGCTGCATTGTACACAAGATGATGTATTTATTATTTCAGCACCACTGTTTCATATTTTCGGTATGGCAATTAATATGCTTTGTGCAGTAGCGATGGGGGGACGAATGATACTACAAGAAAAATTCCGTCCGCGAGAAACTTTACAATTAATTGAACAAGAAAAGGTAACCATCCAAAAAGGCGTACCAACAATGTTTATAAAAGAACTAGAATTAGAGGATTTTGATAAATATGATTTATCTTCATTGCGTGCCGGATTAGTTGGCGCCGCACCTATTCCGGCAAAAACAGTGACGGAGATACGAGAACGGATGGGTATTAACCTTTGCCAATCATTCGGAATAACTGAAACGGTTTCTATTACGATGACCTCGTATGGTGATACAAAGCAGAATATAACAGAAACTCTTGGAAAGGCTATCCCAGGAGTAACATTGAAAATTGTCGATGAAAATAGAGTAGCGCTCCCGCCCGGGGAAGTGGGAGAAATCGCAGTTAAGGGATTTGGAGTAATGAAAGGTTATTATAATATGCCTGAACAGACAAAACAGGTTTTGGATAATGAAGATTGGTATTATTCAGGAGATTTAGGTACTCTTGATCACCAAGGATATTTAAGGTTTGTAGGGCGAAAGAAAGAGATGATCATAAGAGGTGGGTTAAACGTTTATCCACAGGAAATTGAAGCAGTCATTATGAAACATCCAAAAGTAATCGAAGCAGCAGTTGTAGGTCTTCCAGATAAAGTGCTCGGGGAAGTTGCATGTGCGGTCATACGGTTAAAAAATGGAGAAGTAAGTTCAGAAGAAGAAATGAAACTCTACCTTAAAGAGAAAATGGCAATTTATAAACTACCAGAGAAAGTGATCTTTACTGATGAATTCCCTGTAACAGCAAGTGGGAAAATTCAAAAGTTGAAACTGAGAGAACAAGTATCTTCTAATATTAGTCCAACAGTTTAA
- a CDS encoding PTS sugar transporter subunit IIC yields MKLLEGIRNGLERIITPLTNYLGNSKVVNAITSGMMMTIPVTIGVTLFAILGNLPFKGWKEFLIQIGLYTHMQDMISATLSLLAVYMVVIIAYSYVKEEGMNGMTAAVIALGSFLCLMPMSIKVGEEQIPAILNQYLGSDGIFVAMFVGVFTGKLYCALKRRNIGVKLPESVPPMVAEAINPVFISIIIFTLIFFIRVIFGYTPYENIFNFVSQVISLPVKVIGSSVWSVIAIFTFMNLCWFFGLHPAPIINVWYSATAPLFTAAITAFASGTPFAEIPYLGFSLMHFAVAIGGTGNTLGLAINLLFAKSQQYKSLGKIGIVPNIFNINEPIVFGLPLVLNPIYFIPLVASSIVGGLICIVFLKITGILSTFNPLIELPWVTPAPFAGYISGGWLLLIMTVLIIISQILLYYPFFKMGDKKAYEAEQQAATEQ; encoded by the coding sequence ATGAAGCTGTTAGAAGGGATAAGAAACGGATTAGAACGAATCATCACACCACTAACAAATTATCTCGGAAATAGTAAAGTAGTTAATGCTATTACATCAGGGATGATGATGACGATTCCTGTTACGATCGGTGTTACATTGTTTGCTATTTTAGGTAACTTACCATTTAAAGGGTGGAAAGAATTTTTAATTCAAATTGGTTTATATACGCACATGCAAGACATGATTAGTGCGACACTTAGCTTGTTAGCAGTATATATGGTTGTCATTATCGCTTATTCTTATGTGAAAGAAGAAGGCATGAACGGAATGACAGCTGCTGTTATAGCATTAGGTAGTTTCTTATGCTTAATGCCAATGTCAATTAAGGTTGGAGAAGAACAAATTCCAGCTATTTTAAATCAGTATTTAGGTAGTGATGGAATATTCGTTGCCATGTTTGTCGGCGTGTTCACCGGTAAATTGTACTGTGCATTAAAAAGAAGAAATATTGGAGTGAAATTACCAGAATCGGTACCACCTATGGTAGCTGAGGCGATTAATCCAGTATTTATTTCAATCATCATTTTCACGCTTATCTTCTTTATTAGAGTAATATTTGGCTATACTCCATATGAAAATATTTTTAACTTTGTAAGTCAAGTAATCTCGTTACCTGTAAAAGTAATTGGATCGTCTGTATGGTCAGTTATTGCTATCTTTACTTTTATGAATTTATGTTGGTTCTTCGGTTTACATCCAGCACCAATCATAAATGTGTGGTATAGTGCGACAGCTCCGTTATTTACGGCAGCAATTACAGCTTTCGCTTCAGGAACACCTTTTGCGGAAATTCCTTATTTAGGATTTAGTTTAATGCATTTTGCAGTTGCCATTGGTGGGACAGGAAATACGTTAGGTTTAGCAATAAATCTACTATTTGCGAAATCACAGCAATATAAATCACTTGGGAAAATCGGTATCGTTCCAAATATCTTTAATATTAATGAGCCGATTGTATTTGGATTACCGCTTGTTCTGAATCCAATATATTTTATTCCATTAGTAGCATCTTCAATAGTTGGCGGGTTAATTTGTATCGTATTCCTTAAAATAACGGGAATTTTATCTACCTTTAACCCACTTATTGAATTGCCATGGGTAACACCAGCACCATTTGCAGGTTATATTTCTGGTGGTTGGTTACTATTAATCATGACGGTATTAATTATTATCTCTCAAATTCTACTATATTATCCGTTCTTTAAAATGGGAGATAAGAAAGCTTATGAGGCAGAACAACAAGCAGCAACTGAGCAATAA
- a CDS encoding enoyl-CoA hydratase/isomerase family protein has product MNYEFLICDIENKVAIVTINRPPVNPLNTQVFHELSSLFGELEENEEVRVIVLTGSGRKAFVAGADINEMAALDLVGVNKMNKTSRTVFSKIENMSKPVIAAINGLALGGGFELALACDLRICSDQAKFAFPEVGLGIIPGGGGTQRLQKIVGQGIAKELLYFGDMFDAQRAFDLHIVNKVAPAEELFESAKEWAYKLAKKPPVALQMLKTAVNVGSNADLETGLIIESTCFGNAFATEDRKEGLQAFVEKRKPVYLGK; this is encoded by the coding sequence ATGAATTATGAGTTTTTAATTTGTGATATTGAAAATAAAGTTGCGATTGTTACGATTAATCGACCACCTGTAAATCCGTTGAATACACAAGTGTTTCATGAACTTTCCAGTCTATTTGGCGAACTAGAGGAAAATGAAGAAGTACGAGTAATCGTTCTTACAGGAAGCGGAAGGAAAGCATTTGTTGCAGGCGCTGATATTAATGAAATGGCAGCACTTGATCTTGTCGGTGTCAACAAAATGAATAAGACTTCACGAACGGTATTTAGCAAAATTGAAAATATGTCAAAACCAGTTATTGCTGCGATAAATGGATTAGCTCTTGGTGGTGGTTTTGAACTTGCACTCGCATGTGACTTACGCATTTGTTCGGATCAAGCAAAATTCGCCTTTCCAGAAGTAGGACTCGGAATTATTCCTGGGGGCGGAGGTACACAGCGTCTTCAAAAGATTGTCGGCCAAGGTATAGCGAAAGAATTACTCTATTTCGGAGATATGTTTGATGCGCAGCGTGCGTTCGATTTACATATTGTCAACAAGGTAGCACCTGCGGAAGAGTTGTTTGAGTCTGCAAAGGAATGGGCGTATAAATTAGCAAAAAAACCACCAGTAGCACTTCAAATGTTAAAAACGGCGGTAAATGTAGGCAGTAATGCTGACCTTGAAACAGGCTTAATAATTGAAAGCACCTGTTTTGGAAATGCTTTTGCAACAGAGGATCGTAAAGAAGGATTACAAGCATTCGTTGAAAAAAGAAAACCAGTTTATTTAGGGAAATAA
- a CDS encoding 3-hydroxyacyl-CoA dehydrogenase family protein, with amino-acid sequence MAIQTIGIVGAGSMGSGIANLAALNGFTVILHDIEERYLDNAIQRMNGFMTKSVTRGKMTEEDKEKALGRIRLTTTLEDMKDADVVIEAVLEKLDLKREVFAALDRIVPEGVILATNTSSMSITEIASATNRPERVAGMHFFNPAQLMKLVEVVRGYRTSDETIEELKALSKKLSKEPVEVKKDSPGFIVNRIMIPQFIEAIKLLEDGVASAEDIDKAVTLGLNYPMGPFTLQDFAGVDIGYHVMEYFKEELNNDQYAPPLLLKQLVRAGRHGKKTGAGFYDYE; translated from the coding sequence ATGGCGATTCAAACAATTGGTATTGTCGGTGCAGGATCTATGGGGTCTGGCATTGCAAATTTAGCCGCATTAAATGGGTTTACAGTTATTTTACATGATATTGAAGAGCGTTATTTAGATAATGCAATACAACGTATGAATGGTTTTATGACTAAGAGTGTTACAAGAGGAAAGATGACGGAAGAAGATAAAGAAAAGGCGCTTGGCCGAATTCGACTCACTACAACTTTAGAAGATATGAAGGATGCGGATGTAGTTATTGAAGCCGTATTAGAAAAATTAGATTTGAAGAGGGAAGTGTTTGCAGCTCTAGATCGAATCGTTCCTGAAGGGGTTATACTTGCAACGAATACTTCATCTATGTCTATAACAGAGATTGCTTCAGCAACGAATCGTCCAGAACGTGTGGCGGGCATGCATTTCTTTAATCCCGCACAACTTATGAAACTTGTAGAAGTTGTTCGTGGTTATCGAACGAGTGATGAAACAATCGAAGAATTAAAAGCGCTATCTAAAAAACTTTCGAAAGAACCAGTTGAAGTAAAAAAGGATTCCCCAGGATTTATTGTGAATCGAATTATGATTCCGCAATTTATAGAGGCAATTAAATTGCTAGAAGATGGCGTTGCCTCTGCAGAAGATATTGATAAAGCTGTTACACTCGGTCTTAATTATCCGATGGGACCATTTACACTTCAAGATTTTGCAGGTGTAGACATTGGCTATCATGTGATGGAGTACTTCAAAGAAGAATTAAATAATGATCAATACGCGCCGCCGCTTCTTTTAAAACAGCTAGTTAGAGCAGGTAGACACGGTAAAAAAACAGGTGCAGGTTTTTATGATTATGAATAA
- a CDS encoding acetyl-CoA C-acetyltransferase, whose translation MKEIVLLEGARTPFAEISGSFKGLNATELGAIAAKEAIRKAAISAEDINQVVFGNVQQSSKDAHLLARHVGLKAGAPIHVPALTINRLCGTGVESILTAARYILCGEADVALAGGTENMSQVPHVIPGMRWGSPLGGPALEDWLWDGLYDTYGKCTMGETAENLAAKYNLTREEVDQHALSSHERALLAREKGYLKEEIVPVTVKGRKGEQIIEEDEHIRHTSLEKLAKLKPRFAENGVVTPGSASGMVDGAAAVVLASSDYANDRGLKPIAKLISWAVVGVEPKYMGIGPVPAIQSALEKANLTLADLDLIEINEAFSAQYLACQKELGFDLDKANVNGGAIAIGHPLAASGTRISLSLIYELRRRNKKYGVSAVCIGGGQGIAAIWEALY comes from the coding sequence ATGAAAGAGATTGTTTTATTGGAGGGAGCTAGGACTCCGTTCGCTGAAATTTCGGGATCGTTCAAAGGATTAAATGCAACAGAATTAGGGGCAATTGCCGCTAAGGAAGCAATACGAAAAGCTGCTATATCTGCTGAAGATATTAATCAAGTTGTATTTGGTAACGTTCAGCAATCTAGTAAAGATGCACATTTATTGGCAAGGCATGTTGGATTAAAAGCCGGAGCACCTATTCATGTCCCAGCTTTGACGATTAATCGTCTTTGCGGAACTGGTGTTGAATCTATTTTAACGGCAGCTCGTTATATTCTTTGCGGAGAAGCAGACGTTGCACTTGCCGGAGGAACTGAGAACATGAGCCAAGTTCCGCATGTAATACCTGGAATGAGATGGGGAAGTCCACTCGGCGGTCCGGCTTTAGAAGATTGGTTATGGGATGGTCTTTATGATACGTATGGTAAATGTACGATGGGAGAAACAGCCGAGAATTTGGCTGCAAAATATAATTTAACGAGAGAAGAAGTAGATCAGCATGCACTCTCTAGTCATGAGCGAGCTCTTTTAGCAAGGGAAAAAGGGTATTTAAAAGAAGAGATTGTTCCAGTAACAGTGAAAGGAAGAAAAGGAGAACAGATCATTGAAGAAGATGAGCACATCCGTCATACGAGCCTAGAAAAATTAGCAAAGTTAAAACCCCGTTTTGCAGAAAATGGTGTAGTAACTCCTGGTAGTGCAAGCGGAATGGTGGACGGTGCAGCGGCGGTTGTATTAGCATCTAGTGATTATGCAAATGATAGAGGATTAAAACCGATTGCTAAGCTCATTTCTTGGGCTGTTGTTGGAGTAGAACCGAAGTATATGGGAATCGGACCGGTGCCAGCTATTCAAAGTGCACTAGAAAAAGCGAATCTAACTTTAGCAGACTTAGATTTGATTGAAATCAATGAAGCATTTTCTGCGCAGTACTTAGCTTGTCAAAAAGAATTAGGGTTCGATCTTGATAAAGCGAATGTAAATGGAGGGGCAATTGCGATAGGGCATCCACTTGCTGCGAGTGGAACAAGAATTTCTCTATCCTTAATTTATGAATTAAGAAGAAGAAATAAAAAGTATGGGGTATCCGCTGTTTGTATTGGCGGAGGGCAAGGAATTGCAGCGATTTGGGAAGCGTTGTACTAG
- a CDS encoding PTS lactose/cellobiose transporter subunit IIA, producing the protein MEQNELVVFKIISTVGSARSSYIEAIQEAKMGNFEQARQLMNEGSETFIEGHRAHAGLISREAAGEKVEVSLLLAHAEDQLMSAEGFKIIAEELISVYETFLVKQV; encoded by the coding sequence ATGGAACAAAATGAATTAGTAGTATTTAAAATTATATCAACAGTAGGTAGCGCACGATCTTCATATATTGAAGCAATTCAAGAAGCAAAAATGGGTAACTTTGAACAAGCGAGACAATTAATGAATGAGGGTAGTGAAACTTTTATTGAAGGCCATAGAGCGCATGCTGGACTGATTAGTAGAGAAGCGGCTGGTGAAAAAGTAGAAGTTAGCTTATTACTAGCACATGCAGAAGATCAATTAATGAGTGCAGAAGGATTTAAAATTATAGCAGAAGAGCTTATAAGCGTTTATGAAACATTTTTAGTGAAACAAGTTTAA
- a CDS encoding glycoside hydrolase family 1 protein — protein MLNSSFKKDFLWGASTSAYQVEGAYNEDGKGLSVQDVKVIPEGTSDFTVCSDHYHHFKEDVKLFSELGLKVYRFSIAWTRILPNGTGEVNEKGITFYSNLIDELLKHDIVPLVTMYHFDLPYELEKKGGWSNRATIDAFVTYCEILFERFGDRVKNWLTINEQNMMILHGQAVGTSIVSQKELYQQNHHMLLAEAKVTNLCHKMISDAKIGPAPNISYVYPKTCKPNDIIAAQNCNAIRNWLYLDMAVYGRYNNIAWNFMKSKNIEPVILEGDMEILSSSKPDYIAFNYYSSITVSEYDENFVIDEAADQQIEVGEEGFFMGDDNEHLELTDFGWEIDPIGFRVTLREVNDRYNLPIIVTENGIGAYDKVDEDGSVKDHYRIDYLKKHIEQMELAIADGVDVIGYCPWAAIDLISTHQGFRKRYGFIYINRDEDDLKDLKRIKKQSFYWYKEVISSNGKER, from the coding sequence ATGCTCAATAGTTCATTTAAAAAAGACTTTTTATGGGGAGCTTCCACAAGTGCTTACCAAGTAGAAGGAGCCTATAATGAAGATGGAAAAGGCCTTTCTGTTCAAGATGTGAAAGTTATTCCTGAAGGTACGTCAGATTTTACAGTTTGTAGTGATCATTATCATCATTTTAAAGAAGATGTGAAGCTTTTTTCTGAATTAGGGCTAAAAGTATATCGTTTTTCAATAGCTTGGACTCGAATTCTTCCAAATGGTACGGGAGAAGTGAATGAAAAAGGTATTACATTCTATAGCAATCTTATTGATGAATTGCTGAAGCATGATATCGTACCGTTAGTAACGATGTATCATTTTGATTTACCGTATGAATTAGAGAAAAAGGGTGGATGGAGTAACCGTGCTACCATCGATGCTTTTGTTACATATTGCGAAATCCTTTTTGAACGTTTTGGAGATCGGGTTAAGAATTGGTTAACAATTAATGAACAGAACATGATGATATTACATGGACAGGCTGTTGGGACATCGATAGTATCTCAAAAAGAGCTATATCAGCAAAATCATCATATGCTTTTAGCGGAGGCAAAGGTAACAAACTTATGTCACAAGATGATATCTGATGCGAAAATTGGTCCAGCACCAAATATTAGTTATGTGTATCCGAAAACATGTAAGCCGAATGATATTATTGCGGCTCAAAATTGTAACGCAATTCGTAATTGGTTATACCTTGATATGGCTGTATATGGAAGATATAACAATATAGCGTGGAATTTCATGAAAAGCAAAAATATTGAACCAGTCATTCTAGAAGGAGATATGGAGATTCTATCTAGTTCAAAACCAGATTATATAGCTTTTAACTATTATTCTTCTATTACTGTTAGTGAATATGATGAGAACTTTGTAATTGATGAAGCTGCTGATCAACAAATTGAAGTAGGTGAAGAAGGGTTCTTCATGGGTGACGATAATGAACATCTAGAATTAACCGATTTCGGTTGGGAAATCGACCCAATTGGTTTCCGAGTTACATTAAGAGAAGTGAATGATCGTTATAACTTGCCAATTATCGTTACAGAGAATGGGATAGGTGCTTACGACAAAGTAGATGAAGATGGATCAGTGAAAGATCACTACCGAATTGATTATTTGAAAAAACATATTGAACAGATGGAATTGGCAATTGCAGATGGAGTGGATGTAATTGGTTACTGCCCTTGGGCGGCAATCGATTTAATTTCTACGCATCAAGGTTTTAGAAAAAGATATGGTTTTATTTATATAAATCGCGATGAAGATGATTTAAAAGATTTAAAAAGAATAAAGAAACAGAGCTTCTATTGGTATAAAGAAGTTATTTCATCAAATGGAAAAGAACGATAA
- a CDS encoding FAD-dependent oxidoreductase has product MGKEKKYDAIVVGAGPVGLVAGLALQKKGISTLVIEADSFGRPRPGSRAIYLHSASLKLLEETSEGLGFTLAHNGIIWPVKRTFYKGKEVYVRNYGKDESLNYNRLPHFTALHQDEIEKHMYEACIKAGVEFLWDAPVKKLHITDSGVELTITNDEILKAQYVIGCDGARSIVREQAELKFEGPRTADTFIVVDAKEDETDPLPLERIFHYQHPAMEGRNVMFVPFKGGWRIDLQLLESDNPDDYTNIESAKKWLPKVMDAKYAERITWVSSYRFHQVVANSFTDEKRRVLLAGEAAHLFAPFGARGLNSGIPDAVLAARGIEKALQSNSEEERVYAIEAAANERRIAAKWNRDASTTALYHLQGNSPEMNMKRDIAASMVSIVPRLGRWLDEGPYGPKFGPPELTTKY; this is encoded by the coding sequence ATGGGAAAAGAAAAAAAATATGATGCCATTGTTGTTGGTGCGGGCCCAGTAGGACTTGTAGCAGGACTTGCATTACAAAAGAAGGGGATATCAACTTTAGTAATAGAGGCAGATTCATTCGGGAGACCACGCCCAGGAAGTAGAGCAATCTATTTGCATAGTGCTTCGTTAAAACTACTGGAGGAGACTTCAGAAGGCCTTGGCTTCACACTTGCTCATAACGGAATTATTTGGCCTGTAAAACGAACGTTTTATAAAGGGAAAGAAGTATATGTACGAAATTACGGTAAGGATGAAAGCCTTAATTATAACCGATTGCCTCATTTCACAGCTCTTCATCAAGATGAGATCGAAAAGCATATGTATGAGGCATGTATAAAAGCAGGCGTTGAATTCCTTTGGGATGCTCCAGTTAAAAAGTTACACATTACAGACTCTGGAGTAGAACTTACAATCACAAATGACGAAATCTTAAAGGCGCAGTATGTAATTGGATGTGATGGAGCACGTTCAATCGTAAGAGAGCAAGCGGAATTAAAGTTTGAAGGTCCGCGCACAGCAGATACTTTTATCGTCGTAGATGCGAAAGAAGATGAAACAGATCCACTTCCTTTAGAAAGAATATTCCATTACCAGCATCCAGCAATGGAAGGAAGAAATGTAATGTTTGTTCCGTTTAAAGGCGGATGGCGCATTGATTTACAACTGCTTGAGTCAGATAATCCAGATGATTATACAAATATTGAAAGTGCTAAGAAATGGTTGCCAAAAGTTATGGATGCTAAGTACGCTGAGAGGATTACGTGGGTGTCTTCCTACCGTTTCCATCAAGTAGTGGCAAATTCATTTACTGACGAAAAACGTCGTGTTCTTCTAGCTGGAGAAGCAGCACATTTATTCGCCCCATTCGGAGCACGTGGATTAAATTCTGGAATTCCAGATGCTGTTCTTGCTGCGAGAGGTATTGAGAAAGCACTACAATCTAATTCTGAAGAAGAGCGGGTGTACGCGATTGAAGCAGCTGCAAACGAACGCCGAATTGCAGCTAAATGGAACCGCGACGCTTCAACTACAGCTCTTTATCACCTTCAAGGGAATTCTCCTGAAATGAACATGAAACGCGACATTGCTGCCTCGATGGTATCTATCGTTCCGAGGCTTGGAAGATGGCTTGATGAGGGACCATATGGACCGAAATTTGGACCTCCTGAACTGACAACGAAATATTAA
- a CDS encoding acyl-CoA thioesterase — translation MEEYAFQVRWGDTDAAGIVYYPNFYKWMDEATHEYFKKIGFPSVELYEEQQIGLPLLEAKCQFKSPLRFEDQVVVKSTVNELHNKVFTIQHVFVKGERVVAEGYETRAWTSFKEKAKAHPIPEDIRRKMMPEIKTVES, via the coding sequence ATGGAAGAGTATGCTTTTCAAGTAAGGTGGGGAGACACTGATGCTGCGGGCATTGTGTATTATCCTAATTTTTATAAATGGATGGATGAAGCAACTCATGAATATTTTAAAAAAATTGGTTTTCCTTCAGTCGAACTTTACGAAGAACAACAAATTGGTTTGCCCTTACTAGAAGCAAAATGCCAATTTAAGTCACCTCTTCGTTTTGAAGATCAAGTAGTTGTGAAAAGTACTGTGAACGAATTGCATAATAAAGTTTTTACAATTCAGCATGTTTTTGTAAAAGGTGAACGGGTTGTGGCAGAAGGTTATGAAACTCGTGCATGGACTTCTTTCAAAGAAAAAGCGAAAGCGCATCCAATACCTGAGGATATTCGGAGGAAGATGATGCCGGAGATAAAAACGGTAGAGAGTTAA